In Alphaproteobacteria bacterium US3C007, one genomic interval encodes:
- the msrQ gene encoding protein-methionine-sulfoxide reductase heme-binding subunit MsrQ, whose translation MVEHINHLSRKLPVWLIYLIGAAPGVYFIMLGVRNELGPEPIAKLEHLLGEFALQMLVFGLAITPLRRIFGINLFKFRRAIGLIAFGYVLLHVLTWALLDLGDLNRVWADIMKRPYITIGMLALLGLIPLALTSNNVAQRRLGSRWRQLHRLTYGICILGGLHFVMLRKGLQIEPLLYLGSILFLLLARVDIGKWRVFAADRKPKAPTL comes from the coding sequence GTGGTGGAGCACATAAATCATTTAAGCCGCAAACTTCCTGTTTGGCTTATATACTTAATCGGGGCGGCGCCCGGTGTTTATTTTATCATGCTCGGTGTTCGCAACGAGCTGGGTCCAGAGCCGATTGCGAAATTAGAACATTTGCTGGGCGAATTTGCGCTGCAAATGTTGGTTTTTGGGTTGGCGATTACACCGCTGCGCCGTATCTTTGGGATCAACCTGTTTAAGTTTCGGCGGGCGATTGGATTGATTGCGTTTGGCTACGTGCTCCTGCATGTTCTGACCTGGGCCTTGCTCGATCTTGGGGATCTCAATCGGGTTTGGGCGGATATAATGAAACGCCCTTATATAACGATTGGGATGCTGGCGCTGTTGGGGCTGATTCCTTTGGCGCTCACGTCAAATAATGTTGCGCAACGCCGGCTGGGTTCAAGATGGCGTCAATTGCATCGGCTTACCTATGGGATCTGTATCTTGGGGGGGTTGCATTTTGTGATGCTGCGCAAAGGTCTCCAGATCGAACCGCTTCTTTACTTAGGATCGATTCTGTTTTTACTTTTGGCGCGGGTCGATATTGGAAAATGGCGTGTTTTCGCAGCGGATAGAAAGCCCAAAGCGCCAACGCTTTAA
- a CDS encoding N-formylglutamate amidohydrolase, translating into MENLPLDHCAYKIVEPEALTSSVVFASPHSGRAYQGSFLKSSILDDLTIRSSEDAYVDQLIACVPGFGAPLLTAKAPRSFLDLNRAEDELDPALITGVPSAKQNPRIASGLGIIPRVVANGRAIYRGKMSKETAQARIDTYWTPYHKALKALLARAQTKFGRAILIDVHSMPHEAVAPTGRVHQTTEIVIGDRFGASAESQLAENVLDIFSSHGFRVARNAPFAGAYITQRYGRPHFNQHVLQIEIDRALYLNEANITPSEQFEFFRQRLRKVLAEIAKTGAAERSLAAE; encoded by the coding sequence ATGGAAAACCTGCCCTTGGACCATTGCGCCTATAAAATTGTTGAACCCGAGGCTTTAACATCCTCTGTGGTGTTTGCCTCCCCCCATAGCGGGCGCGCGTATCAGGGCAGCTTTTTGAAAAGCTCTATTCTCGATGACTTAACGATTCGCAGTTCGGAGGATGCTTATGTCGATCAACTGATCGCCTGCGTCCCCGGTTTTGGCGCGCCGCTTTTAACCGCCAAAGCGCCCCGATCCTTTTTGGATCTTAACCGCGCTGAGGATGAGCTGGATCCAGCCCTAATTACCGGCGTTCCGAGCGCCAAACAAAATCCACGGATTGCCTCAGGGCTGGGGATCATCCCACGCGTCGTTGCAAATGGGCGCGCGATCTACCGCGGGAAAATGTCTAAAGAAACCGCCCAAGCGCGCATAGACACCTATTGGACGCCCTATCATAAGGCTTTAAAAGCGCTTCTGGCGCGCGCGCAGACCAAATTTGGGCGCGCAATTTTGATCGATGTGCATTCAATGCCCCACGAAGCCGTTGCGCCAACCGGCCGCGTACACCAAACCACCGAGATCGTTATCGGGGATCGCTTTGGGGCCTCTGCCGAGTCGCAACTGGCGGAGAATGTGCTTGATATTTTTAGCAGCCACGGATTTCGCGTGGCGCGCAACGCGCCTTTTGCCGGTGCTTATATCACCCAGCGCTATGGCCGCCCCCATTTCAATCAACATGTTTTGCAAATCGAAATTGACCGCGCGCTTTATCTGAATGAGGCCAATATCACCCCCTCTGAACAATTTGAGTTTTTTCGTCAACGATTGCGCAAAGTGCTGGCCGAGATCGCAAAAACCGGCGCAGCAGAAAGAAGCCTCGCCGCCGAATAG
- a CDS encoding adenylate/guanylate cyclase domain-containing protein, whose amino-acid sequence MSATLEEMFNKDSILDVSFFNFENAITAAYFADAELNIVKANKNFKALFPNIKNIEGFNILALLGRLGVSDEQIEEFSNSLQRDKKVLIPQLKIKTSDAFKTFSFLATFTENGTFSYLNGVQGQLIDRTEEYRLHEQNQTLLAENKTTNQRLKEKSEKLESIANRLAKYLSPQVYETIFSDRMREDESYTRKNLTVFFSDIVSFTDISDTLEPEKLAHIINSYLSDMTEIAIANGGTIDKFIGDAVMVFFGDPDSAGEEMDAFRCVKMALEMQQKIAQISRSWKSKKGISHGLNVRMGIATGYCTVGNFGSSQRLDYTVLGSPVNMAARLESLCPPGEVLLSKDTASLLNDRVKTAFFDDLKVKGFSKPVSTFKALALNDAADQAPTGLVHDSANIELYVKNPEDLESIIAELRHLEIEFSAQLKRTSD is encoded by the coding sequence ATGTCAGCCACACTTGAAGAGATGTTCAATAAAGACTCTATCTTAGATGTCAGCTTTTTTAATTTTGAAAATGCGATAACAGCCGCTTATTTCGCCGATGCAGAGCTGAACATTGTCAAGGCAAATAAAAATTTCAAAGCCTTATTTCCCAACATTAAAAATATCGAAGGGTTTAATATCCTTGCCCTTCTTGGCCGGCTTGGGGTTTCCGATGAACAAATTGAAGAGTTTTCAAACAGTTTACAGCGCGACAAAAAAGTTCTCATACCACAATTGAAGATTAAAACCTCTGATGCGTTTAAGACATTCTCTTTTCTGGCCACCTTCACCGAAAATGGCACATTCAGTTATTTAAATGGCGTGCAAGGCCAGCTGATTGACCGGACGGAAGAATACCGGCTTCACGAACAAAATCAAACGCTGTTAGCCGAAAACAAAACGACTAATCAACGTCTTAAAGAGAAAAGTGAAAAATTAGAATCAATCGCCAACCGGCTGGCTAAATACTTATCACCACAAGTTTATGAAACCATTTTTTCTGACCGAATGAGGGAAGATGAAAGCTATACGAGAAAAAACCTAACGGTTTTCTTTTCAGATATCGTCAGTTTCACCGATATTTCTGACACTTTAGAGCCCGAAAAGCTTGCACATATCATTAACAGTTATTTGTCTGACATGACCGAGATCGCGATTGCGAACGGGGGAACAATCGATAAATTCATCGGCGACGCTGTTATGGTTTTCTTTGGAGACCCGGACAGCGCCGGAGAAGAAATGGACGCGTTTCGCTGCGTAAAGATGGCGTTAGAGATGCAACAAAAAATCGCGCAAATCAGCAGAAGCTGGAAGTCCAAAAAAGGTATCTCGCATGGGCTTAATGTCCGAATGGGAATTGCCACCGGCTATTGTACGGTCGGTAATTTTGGGTCAAGCCAGCGCTTGGATTATACGGTGCTTGGCAGTCCGGTCAACATGGCGGCACGGTTAGAAAGCCTTTGCCCACCCGGAGAAGTTTTGCTGTCCAAAGACACAGCTTCATTGTTAAACGACCGCGTGAAAACCGCGTTCTTCGACGACTTAAAGGTCAAAGGCTTTTCCAAACCAGTTTCAACGTTTAAGGCCCTGGCGTTAAACGACGCGGCAGATCAAGCGCCGACCGGATTGGTGCATGACAGCGCAAATATTGAGCTTTATGTGAAAAACCCAGAGGATCTTGAATCCATAATTGCAGAGCTGCGCCACTTGGAAATTGAGTTTTCGGCCCAGCTGAAACGTACTTCTGATTGA
- a CDS encoding DNA polymerase IV → MPSLCQECCQPFETGRRCPRCHAPNIVTHPELFTLSIAHMDCDAFYASVEKRDHPDLADKPVIIGGGRRGVVSTACYVARIRGVKSAMPMFQALKLCPDAVIIKPRMAVYAEVSRAIRQMMEDLTPAIEPLSLDEAFLDLRGTEKLHGAPPAVMLARLVYRMRQELGLTGSIGLSHNKFLAKVASDLNKPRGFSVIGKDDTAAFLQDKPVRMIWGVGSATQAALAQAGIRSFTDLLRWQRDDLTQKFGSMGDRLWHLARGQDHRRISRNTPVKSISNETTFFEDTADPDLLDGHLWRMCEKVSDRAKAKELAGRVVTLKLKTAGHKIITKRQTLEDATQLADRVYRVSRAMLSQIPAGQAYRLIGAGLSDLCEASQAERSGDLLDPQAHQRGAAERATDKIRKKFGEDAILKGRALR, encoded by the coding sequence ATGCCTAGCCTGTGCCAAGAATGCTGCCAGCCGTTTGAAACGGGCCGGCGCTGCCCGCGTTGCCATGCGCCCAATATCGTAACGCATCCAGAGCTTTTTACGCTGAGTATCGCGCATATGGATTGCGATGCCTTTTACGCCAGCGTGGAAAAGCGCGATCATCCTGATTTGGCAGATAAGCCGGTGATTATTGGCGGTGGGCGGCGCGGTGTGGTGTCCACCGCCTGCTATGTGGCTCGGATTCGGGGCGTGAAATCCGCCATGCCGATGTTCCAAGCCTTAAAGCTTTGCCCCGACGCGGTGATTATAAAGCCTAGAATGGCGGTTTATGCAGAGGTCAGCCGCGCAATCCGGCAGATGATGGAAGATCTGACGCCGGCCATTGAGCCCCTTTCTTTAGATGAAGCTTTTCTCGATTTACGCGGGACAGAAAAATTGCATGGAGCGCCCCCCGCAGTGATGTTGGCGCGCCTGGTGTATCGGATGCGCCAAGAGTTGGGTCTGACCGGATCGATCGGGTTGTCGCATAATAAGTTTCTGGCAAAAGTGGCCTCTGATTTAAACAAACCCCGTGGGTTTTCTGTGATCGGAAAAGACGATACGGCGGCGTTTTTGCAGGATAAGCCTGTGCGGATGATCTGGGGGGTAGGCAGCGCCACGCAAGCCGCTTTGGCGCAGGCCGGCATTCGCAGTTTTACCGATTTGTTGCGGTGGCAACGCGATGACTTGACGCAAAAATTTGGGTCGATGGGCGACAGGCTTTGGCATCTTGCGCGGGGCCAAGATCATCGCCGGATTAGCCGGAACACACCGGTGAAATCGATTTCTAATGAAACCACATTTTTTGAAGATACCGCCGATCCTGATTTATTGGACGGTCATTTATGGCGGATGTGCGAAAAAGTATCGGATCGGGCAAAGGCAAAAGAGTTGGCGGGGCGTGTGGTAACGCTGAAGCTTAAAACCGCTGGCCATAAAATTATTACCAAACGTCAAACGTTGGAGGATGCGACGCAATTGGCCGATCGTGTCTACCGCGTATCGCGGGCCATGCTGTCGCAAATTCCAGCAGGGCAAGCCTACCGGCTGATCGGAGCGGGTCTGTCAGATTTATGCGAGGCCAGCCAGGCGGAGCGATCTGGGGATCTTTTGGACCCACAGGCCCATCAGCGCGGCGCTGCAGAGCGTGCCACGGATAAAATCCGCAAAAAATTTGGCGAGGATGCGATTCTTAAAGGCCGGGCGCTGCGCTAG
- the clpB gene encoding ATP-dependent chaperone ClpB, with protein sequence MDLSKFTERARGVIQNAQTLATVQDHQRFMPVHLLKALMDDPEGLTRNLIERAQGRPAAIANAVEAELRKLPKVSGESGQLKLDGSVVKVLSEAQNQAQKAQDRFVTVERLLVGLALVKSPAQAVLVAGGVTAPSLTRAVAEMRQGRTAETAHAEDGFEALDKYALDLTERARSGGIDPIIGRDEEIRRAMQVLSRRTKNNPVLIGDPGVGKTAIAEGLALRIVNGDVPESLQNKRLMALDLGALIAGAKYRGEFEERLTAILKEITAAAGEIILFIDEMHTLIGAGKADGAMDAANMIKPALARGELHCIGATTLNEYRQYVEKDAALARRFQPLMVSEPTLEDTVSILRGIKEKYELHHGVRISDSALVAAATLSSRYITDRFLPDKAIDLMDEAASRLRMQVDSKPENLDALDREILQKQIEVEALRREDDAASLARLADIEKALGMLQDESAVFTAQWQAERDKMAGRRSIKEQLDRARAELDQATRQSDLARAGELSYGVIPQLEKQLSDAEHVDSAGALITEAVRPEHIATVVERWTGIPTSKMLEGERDKLLRMEAALSQRVIGQDVALAAVANAVRRARAGLNDENRPLGSFLFLGPTGVGKTELTKAVAQFLFDDDAAMVRIDMSEYMEKHSVARLIGAPPGYVGYEEGGVLTEAVRRRPYQVVLFDEVEKAHPDVFNLLLQVMDEGMLTDSQGHHVDFKQTLIILTSNLGSQPLNAAPESQDRFATNEDVMAAVRGHFRPEFLNRLDEMVVFNRLQPAHMGAIVDIQLARLQARLSGRNISLEVDEKAKSWLAQHGYDASFGARPLKRVLQRHVQDALAELLLSGEIAEDQQVPISAEDAGLVIAGQLAKPMAVTPQDAVLH encoded by the coding sequence ATGGACTTAAGCAAGTTCACGGAACGCGCACGCGGGGTTATTCAAAATGCGCAAACCCTAGCGACGGTGCAAGATCATCAACGGTTTATGCCGGTACATTTATTGAAAGCTTTGATGGATGACCCCGAAGGATTGACGCGCAATCTGATCGAGCGGGCGCAAGGGCGCCCTGCGGCTATCGCCAATGCTGTCGAGGCTGAACTCAGAAAATTACCAAAAGTTTCGGGCGAGTCGGGGCAGTTAAAACTGGATGGCAGCGTTGTAAAAGTGCTTTCAGAGGCGCAGAATCAGGCACAAAAAGCCCAGGATCGCTTTGTCACTGTTGAGCGCCTTCTTGTGGGTTTGGCTTTGGTGAAATCACCGGCGCAGGCCGTGTTGGTGGCAGGGGGCGTGACGGCTCCAAGCCTGACCCGTGCGGTTGCAGAGATGCGTCAAGGGCGCACTGCAGAAACCGCGCATGCCGAAGATGGTTTTGAAGCTTTGGATAAATATGCGTTGGATCTGACCGAGCGCGCCCGCTCTGGCGGCATCGATCCCATCATTGGGCGCGATGAAGAGATTCGGCGCGCGATGCAAGTGCTGTCGCGGCGCACCAAAAACAACCCGGTTTTGATCGGCGATCCCGGCGTTGGCAAAACTGCCATCGCCGAAGGCTTGGCCTTGCGCATTGTGAACGGTGATGTGCCCGAATCTTTGCAGAATAAACGTCTGATGGCGTTGGATTTGGGGGCTTTGATTGCAGGTGCCAAATATCGCGGCGAATTTGAAGAGCGCCTGACTGCAATTTTAAAGGAAATCACCGCCGCGGCGGGCGAGATCATTTTGTTCATCGATGAAATGCACACTTTAATCGGGGCTGGTAAGGCGGATGGCGCCATGGATGCGGCGAATATGATTAAGCCAGCGCTGGCGCGCGGTGAGTTGCATTGCATTGGCGCCACCACATTGAATGAATACCGGCAATATGTTGAAAAAGATGCCGCGCTGGCGCGGCGTTTTCAGCCGCTTATGGTCAGCGAACCAACCTTGGAAGACACCGTTAGCATTTTGCGCGGAATCAAGGAGAAATATGAGTTGCATCATGGCGTGCGTATTTCCGATTCGGCGCTGGTTGCAGCCGCCACTTTGTCTAGCCGGTATATCACAGATCGGTTTTTACCTGATAAAGCCATTGATTTGATGGATGAGGCGGCCAGCCGGTTGCGGATGCAAGTTGACAGCAAGCCGGAAAACTTAGACGCGCTTGATCGCGAAATTTTGCAAAAGCAAATCGAGGTGGAAGCGCTGCGCCGCGAAGATGATGCCGCATCCCTTGCGCGGCTTGCAGATATTGAGAAAGCTTTGGGGATGCTGCAGGATGAAAGCGCTGTTTTTACCGCGCAATGGCAGGCAGAGCGCGATAAAATGGCTGGCAGGCGTAGCATTAAAGAACAATTGGATCGGGCGCGGGCGGAATTGGATCAGGCAACGCGCCAAAGCGATTTGGCGCGGGCGGGTGAATTGTCATACGGGGTTATTCCGCAATTGGAAAAGCAACTTTCCGATGCCGAGCACGTTGATTCTGCAGGCGCGCTGATCACAGAGGCGGTACGCCCCGAACATATCGCCACGGTGGTCGAGCGTTGGACGGGCATCCCCACCAGCAAGATGCTTGAGGGAGAGCGTGATAAGTTGCTGCGCATGGAGGCAGCGCTGAGCCAGCGGGTGATCGGTCAGGATGTTGCTTTAGCCGCTGTCGCAAACGCGGTGCGGCGGGCGCGCGCCGGATTGAATGATGAAAACCGGCCCTTGGGGTCCTTTTTGTTTCTGGGCCCGACGGGGGTTGGCAAAACCGAATTGACGAAAGCCGTTGCACAATTCTTATTTGATGATGATGCCGCGATGGTGCGCATCGATATGTCGGAATATATGGAAAAGCATTCCGTTGCGCGCCTTATCGGGGCGCCTCCGGGCTATGTCGGTTATGAAGAGGGCGGTGTATTAACAGAAGCGGTGCGCCGACGGCCCTATCAAGTGGTGCTGTTTGATGAGGTGGAAAAAGCGCATCCGGATGTGTTTAATCTGTTATTGCAGGTTATGGATGAGGGGATGCTCACCGATAGTCAGGGCCATCACGTTGATTTTAAGCAAACGCTGATCATTCTAACGTCAAATCTGGGCTCGCAACCCTTGAATGCCGCGCCCGAGTCTCAGGATCGCTTTGCGACGAATGAAGATGTGATGGCGGCCGTGCGTGGTCATTTTCGGCCTGAATTCTTGAATCGCCTTGATGAAATGGTGGTCTTCAACCGCTTGCAGCCTGCGCATATGGGGGCAATCGTTGATATTCAGCTTGCGCGGCTACAGGCGCGACTTTCTGGCCGCAATATTTCGCTTGAGGTTGATGAGAAGGCCAAAAGTTGGTTGGCGCAGCATGGCTATGATGCCAGCTTTGGCGCGCGGCCGCTGAAACGGGTTCTTCAACGCCATGTTCAAGATGCTTTGGCAGAGCTGTTGCTCTCTGGTGAAATCGCTGAGGATCAGCAGGTGCCTATTTCCGCAGAGGATGCGGGGCTCGTGATTGCTGGACAGCTAGCGAAACCCATGGCGGTGACGCCGCAGGATGCGGTGCTTCACTAA
- the pyrF gene encoding orotidine-5'-phosphate decarboxylase: MPDSRLIVALDVPDALAGLALAQKLGNQVGFYKIGLGTLTGGGLALANELKQEHGKQIFLDMKLFDISATIEHATRGLAQYDIDFLTVHGDPHVVRAAKAGAAGKNLKILAVTILTSLDRADLDACMIKGGAISDLVIERATRAFDAGADGVIASPQEAALIRSLPISAGKLIVTPGVRPTGAALGDQKRVMTPAEAIAGGADHLVIGRPITAANDPAAAAAAILAEIEGIK, from the coding sequence ATGCCAGATTCCAGATTAATTGTTGCCCTTGATGTTCCCGATGCGCTTGCCGGATTGGCCTTGGCGCAAAAACTTGGCAATCAGGTGGGATTTTATAAAATTGGGCTGGGCACGTTGACAGGGGGCGGTTTGGCGCTGGCCAATGAATTGAAACAAGAGCACGGCAAACAGATCTTCCTTGATATGAAGCTGTTCGATATTTCAGCAACGATCGAACATGCCACGCGCGGATTGGCGCAATATGATATTGATTTTTTGACCGTTCATGGGGATCCGCATGTGGTCAGAGCGGCAAAAGCAGGGGCCGCGGGCAAGAATTTGAAGATTCTTGCCGTGACAATCCTTACATCGCTTGATCGCGCAGATTTAGATGCTTGTATGATAAAAGGCGGCGCCATTTCCGATCTTGTCATCGAACGGGCCACCCGCGCATTCGACGCTGGCGCCGATGGGGTTATTGCCTCTCCGCAAGAAGCTGCTTTGATCCGCAGCCTTCCGATCAGCGCTGGTAAATTAATCGTCACGCCAGGCGTGCGCCCAACTGGCGCTGCTCTGGGGGATCAAAAGCGCGTCATGACACCCGCTGAGGCGATTGCCGGCGGCGCCGATCATCTGGTGATTGGCCGGCCGATTACCGCAGCCAACGATCCCGCAGCGGCCGCAGCGGCAATTCTCGCTGAAATCGAAGGCATAAAATGA
- the msrP gene encoding protein-methionine-sulfoxide reductase catalytic subunit MsrP — translation MGHRWKSDLKQSEVTDEQVFVNRRHLLAGLAGIGLAGGLASASSAAQRAEELVPNEWEDITNYNNYYEFGTGKSDPAKYAGALSTTPWSVEINGLVDRPAVYHLEDILQKMTIEERIYRFRCVEAWSMVVPWNGFELADLLNMAGVQSQAKYVAFQTLYRPEEMRGQNYPVLDWPYVEGLRLDEAMHPLTLMANGIYGKQIPNQNGAPLRLVVPWKYGFKSIKSIVKITLTDTMPPTSWSLANAREYGFYSNVNPQVDHPRWSQATERRIGGGLFAKRQPTSMFNGYQEDVAELYKDMDLTKFI, via the coding sequence ATGGGGCATCGTTGGAAATCTGATCTGAAACAGTCGGAGGTGACCGATGAGCAGGTTTTTGTAAACAGAAGGCATTTGCTCGCCGGTCTAGCGGGGATTGGGTTGGCGGGTGGTTTGGCCTCTGCGTCAAGCGCAGCGCAACGCGCTGAAGAGCTGGTGCCGAATGAATGGGAAGATATTACCAACTATAACAATTACTATGAATTCGGTACGGGAAAAAGTGACCCCGCCAAATATGCAGGCGCTTTAAGCACCACTCCGTGGAGCGTGGAAATCAATGGGTTGGTGGATCGCCCTGCGGTATATCACCTTGAAGATATTCTCCAAAAGATGACGATTGAAGAACGCATTTACCGGTTTCGCTGCGTCGAGGCATGGTCAATGGTGGTGCCGTGGAACGGGTTCGAACTGGCGGATCTTTTGAATATGGCAGGGGTTCAATCGCAGGCGAAATATGTGGCCTTTCAAACCTTATACCGGCCCGAAGAGATGCGCGGACAAAATTATCCAGTGCTTGATTGGCCATATGTAGAGGGGCTGCGGCTTGATGAGGCAATGCATCCGCTGACGCTGATGGCAAATGGTATTTACGGGAAACAAATTCCCAATCAAAACGGCGCGCCGCTGCGTCTGGTGGTGCCATGGAAATATGGTTTTAAATCAATTAAATCGATCGTAAAGATTACCCTGACCGATACGATGCCCCCCACCAGTTGGTCTTTGGCGAATGCGCGGGAATACGGGTTTTACAGCAATGTGAACCCACAGGTTGATCACCCGCGTTGGTCGCAGGCAACAGAGCGGCGCATCGGAGGAGGCCTGTTTGCCAAACGCCAGCCCACATCGATGTTCAATGGCTATCAAGAGGATGTTGCAGAACTGTATAAGGACATGGATCTGACAAAGTTTATCTAA